tttattttaacatctTCTAAATTAAACTCTATACcagataacatatataaatatattaattttgaaatttaagaaATATGCATGATACttaaattgaattaaaaaaaatttgtacaaTTTTAGTTATATCagattattaaaatatagttaaatatattttgttattatttttgaaaaggtATTTTTTACCAAACTATTTCTGTTACctaatattttgttaatatctcGCTCCACGAAGAGTGTGGTTTATTACATAGTATATGGTACTGATATgaaactaataaatttatttcaaactctatatatgtaatattaaaatgattaaaataactttttctttatcaaaaagcATTAGTCTCTTTTTATTCTTTGTCATTGTGCAACTTTTAAAACACCTCGATACAACAAACTACAATTAATTTAGGCATGAACGCAGGCTTTTTTAGGCATCACTGGAACCATTTAGACCCTGCCATAAACCACACCCACATCTGCTTAATCCCGAAAACGGATTCTCCGAGCTCAATTAAAGACTACAGGCCTATTAGTCTTTCAAATGTggcttataaattattttctaaaattttagcTAAAAGACTAAATCTCTGGTGAATCAAATGCTGAGATCGACCAAATGGGCACACAAAAATCTGGAAAAGGAcacttctgtttttatttttttaatgaattaataataaatcgaaaTTAAGCTGAAAATACTATAAAACCTAAAACTTTAACTTATTTACATATCCAACCAACCTACCCCACCCACTAACCCGACCCGCGTGCCCTTCCCGGATCCTTCCCCCTAAATCAAACTAAATCCCTAATTCCTCTTCCCCGACATAACCAACAGAAAAAAATTCACGATCTCTCCCCCTTCCCTCTATCTCATCTCACTAATCAAACTCTACCACAATCATCACGATCTCCCTCTATCTCATTTGTTTCTCTATTTCGTGTTACTCTTTGAAACACTATGGCTCCAAAGACTCGTTTCACCGAACAAACGAACAAAGAAGGTGcgccggagaagaagaagaagaatgagtcagtggtggagaagaagaaagctgcggtggagaagaagaaagctgaggcggaaaagaagaagaaagactctgtgataaagaaaaaacaagcaGCGGTGAAAAGGAGGAGAGAagccgttaaaaaaaaaagagatgcagagaaaaagaagattgaaaccgcagagaagaagaggaagcgaGACAGTGGTGTAGACGATGAGTCCTCGTCCAATCCAACCAAGCGGCCTCAGACCGCATCTTCACCAGAACATCAAGCCGATCCTGATCATTATCCGCCACTATCAACGGAGTTACCTTCGCAGGATGATAGAGAGGGTACGCCAAGCCCATCAGTTCCGATTGAGCCACAAAAATCACCTACTCAAACACCCAATGAGGCGGAGAATCCACTGCAAGCTCCAATAACTTCTACCAACAGAGAATCAGGCTCACCCGAGGCTGCCATTAACAATGACGGGCAAACGGTaaacaaatcaattaaaatggttttggaatttttatgataaaattggACTAACAAATAGGAACCGTGAGCAGATTGGATCTAACAACATAGATTCAAATTCACATGAGGCTGCTATTGGATCTGCTGCCATTGACAACGACGCTCCAAGAACGGTAAACAAGTCAACTTAAATGGTTCTAGAAATATTTATCATAGggtcgaaaaaaaaaataagtagtgATTATATAAGAAGtgtaactagtacaactaaaagAATGAAACTAGTTCAACTGGTAATAAAATGTTGTAAAACAGAATCAATggaactagtataactagtacaaccaCACTTCTTATAACTAATATAACTGGTATAACTATGAAAAGTATAATTAGTCTAACTAATACAACCGAGTATTAAATTACTAGTACAACTAAAAGAGTGAAAATGGTGCAACTGGTAATAATATGTTGTAAACAAATTCAGGATAactagtaaatttttttttataagtaatataactggtacaactacGCTTCTTATACGTAGTCTGACTAGTATAACTAGAGAAGTATTTTGTATAACTGTTTAATGagatggtgttgttgttgtataACTAGGCTTGCTGGTAGAActagtaatattatttttaatttaattagtgTAACTGGTACAACTAAGTGTTTATGTGTTGTATAACTCAGTTATTTATTCtttgtattttgtttgtatttttcaggtTGAGAGTGATGATATGACCGTAGAAGCTGACAGACCTGCTGGTTTTTTCTTCAATCCGAGCAACTATGGAAAGGGTTGCAAGCTCTCCTCAAGGTGCCATCAACACGATTTTCTGAACAAGACGATTGGTAAGTTGGATGCCTCAGAGAAGAGTTGGTTTCAGGAACATCCTCAGTTCAAGCATATATTCCACATGGATTGTACCTCAACAAGAAAAGTGATGGGATTGTGGATGTTGCTACTTCGTACTATGCATACAGAGAAGGGTCGACAAGCTTGGTTTGGGGTAAACGGTGTTCCAATTAGATACTCTATCAGGGAACATAGCCTCCTCTCTGGTTTATACTGCCACTCATATCCAGAAAACTATCAGAGCATAGGGAGACTGAAGTTTGCGAGAAAGTATTTTAAagtgaagaagacaaaggatgGGAAGGAAAAGGGTCTGCAAGTGACAGAAGCGGATGTTAAGGAGAAACTTCAGAAGATGAAATTTGATGGTAGTGGCGATCGTCTGAGGATGGCGGTTCTTTACTTTCTGGCTACAGTTTTAAGAGGAAGGTCCAAAGCAGGATACTTCATTGAGTATTTCCTTCTCCAAGCAGTAGAAGATTTGGAGTTTTGCACCGAATTTCCATGGGGCCGTTACACCTTTGATGATTGCATGAAGGAGATTTTTCATGTAAGGGATCATTTTCGTGATGGGATCCCAGAGCATGCACAGTGGGTATTTCCTGGGTTTATCAACCCTTTGGAGGTATATGAATAACATTTTTCATAAGCATATTTGTTATAATATAACTAAAGTGATTGTGTGAAATGATGTGCAGATATTAGCATTTGAATGTATCCCTGTCCTTAGGGAAAGATTCAGAGAGCCTGTTCCAAACTGTTTTGATGGTTGTCCAAGAATGTGCAAATGGAAGTTCAAGAGGACCGGAACAACAGGATTTCCACTTGACATGATTTATCGGACGCTAGGAAACACAAAGGTAAaagcttataatttttttaagtgttGTTTATGTCATTTTCTTCAAGTTCATAGTTAATTAAATGTGTAATTTGTTGTTGGTCATTTCAGGAGATTATCAGTGTTTTGGAACCAAAAGGAAATGAAGTAGACCTTTTGTATGAAATAATGGATGAAGGGACTTTTGAAGACTTGGAGCTGATAGATGATTCGGATACGCTAGACATAGCTGTTGACAGTTGGAACAAGATCCTAATGGAACCAGGGAAAAAAATCTTCTGGCCGGATCTATATGAGATGGATGTGAGAACCCGAGAGCAACAAGAGGAGGCAGGAGGCGAGGCAGGGGGCGAGGCAGGAGGCGAGGCAGGAGGAGAGGCAGGAGGCGAGGCAGGAGGCGAGGCAGGGGGTGAGGCAGGAGTTCAAACAGGGGGCGAAGCAGGTCGTGAGAGTTTAAGAGAATTAGAGTTGAAGTTGAACAAAAGAATGGATGATGGATTTGCATTGAGAGACGAAACAATTCGTCTTCTGGAAGCAAGAGTaaaggagttggaagaagaaaaaatccaGAGAGAAAGTTGGTCGTTCCAGGAGGGCGAGATGTATGGTGATAAGGAGGCTGAGATACTTGGTGATAAGGAGGGCGAGATGCATGGTGATAAGGAGGGTGAGATACATGGTGATAAGGATGGTGATGAGACTAACAAGGATGGTGATAAGGCTGATAAGGATGGTGATGATGAGCCTGATAAGGAGGGTGAGGATGGTGATAAGGCTGATAAGGATGGTGATGATGAGCCTGATAAGGAGGGCGAGGATGGTGATGAGGCTGACAAGGGTGATGAGGCTGAGAAGGATGGTGAGAAGCAGATTGAGGCAGAGGCTGACAAGGGTGATGAGGCTGAGAAGGATAGTGAGAAACAGATTGAGGCAGAGGCTGAGAAGGATGGTGAGAAACATATCGAGGTAGAGGCTGAGAAgttgatgcaaggtaagtcatGATAACatataacttcaaattttatttttaatgatgaTGATCTAAGTCAGGATGTATTTTTGTTCAATGTAGATACTGAAGATGGAGATGAGCAATCTACACTTCAAATTATGGCAGACACTGCAGAGAGATTTGAGAAGGCTGCTGCGGAAAAAGCTGTTGTGGACAAGACAGATGAGGTTGTAGATgatgatgctttggagaaggaAGGTGAGGTTAGAGTTGATGACGCTTTAGAGAACACAGCTTCGGTTGGAGATTCACAGGATCCTGCTGAGATGCCAAAGAGGGTGCCCAAGCGTTCTCATTTGTTGAGGTCTCCTTTTACGCCAAACTGATTTGGCTGAactatgttgttgtttttggaacttgtatgtgtttgttttaaaacctaaaacGGATGaacttgtatgtgtgtgtgttttaaaacctaaaacttgtatgtgtgtgtgttttaaaacCTAAATCCAAACTTGGTGGTTGAACAGGTTGCAATTACAGGTGGGAAGTAAAACAACATTACAGCATCAACTATgccaaaaaatatgaaagtagTATAACTAGAAAAACTAGTACACCTAGTGTTAAATTAAAAAGTGTAGGACTTATCTGGGAATCCACTTATTTGAAACTCATTATGCACACAaagttgttttagttttttagttGTACTGGTTTCTACAAAGTTGTACTAATTTATTAGTTATACTGGCTTGCACAAAGTTGTACTAGTTTATTAGTTATACTAGTTTGTACAGAGTTGTACTTTGGCAGTGAAACCTGAATATATTAGTTGTACCAAAGAGAAATACCATTATCTAAGTTGTACCACTCATTTATGTTAACATGTGTTTGCCCGGATACAATGAAATCATCACTATTGTGAAAATACTTGTCAtgtatgtttttcaaaaaatatgtggACAAATAtgttaacaaaccttaaaagtataaggtagatcaAGCAAACTTTTGTGATGGAGGTAGaaatccagaaaaaaaaaaaaaacaatacaaaacacaaagaaaccTATCCAAACACTTAAAATTAGAccatttgaatgttttattaatatgaaaaaacctaaaataatatttaaatttcagatcctccatagttgtactagttattcCAGTAGAACCTATTTTAGTAAACTAGACATAGTTGAACTAGTTATTCCAGTATaacttatttttagttttactaGTTGTACCAGTATAACAACACAAAAACATGAATGTTAGGTTTAATGAAGTTTTACCAATTGTACCTGTTGTACCTGACAGAAACAACACATTACATAAATAAGTTCTACAACACATAAATAAGTTTCATAACACATAAGTAAGACTCACAAGACTAAGCAAGTTCCATAACACATAAGTAAGACTCACAAGACATAAGCAAGTTCCATAACACATAAGTAAGACTCATTCATCAATTCCATCGCTTCCACTTTCATCGCTGTCAATTCCATCATTCTCACACACCAATGGTGgatacttcttctttttcttcctccGATATTCCCCAGCTGATGGAAATCTAGTTTCTTGTAGTcttcctttctttctttccacATGCGGAGGGTAGACAACCTGAGATAGGATTTCATCTGGAATTTCATAACTTTCCCATAATGAATGATGAGGCACTGGATATATTGT
This genomic interval from Brassica napus cultivar Da-Ae unplaced genomic scaffold, Da-Ae ScsIHWf_57;HRSCAF=97, whole genome shotgun sequence contains the following:
- the LOC125604612 gene encoding uncharacterized protein At3g43530-like; protein product: MAPKTRFTEQTNKEGAPEKKKKNESVVEKKKAAVEKKKAEAEKKKKDSVIKKKQAAVKRRREAVKKKRDAEKKKIETAEKKRKRDSGVDDESSSNPTKRPQTASSPEHQADPDHYPPLSTELPSQDDREGTPSPSVPIEPQKSPTQTPNEAENPLQAPITSTNRESGSPEAAINNDGQTIGSNNIDSNSHEAAIGSAAIDNDAPRTVESDDMTVEADRPAGFFFNPSNYGKGCKLSSRCHQHDFLNKTIGKLDASEKSWFQEHPQFKHIFHMDCTSTRKVMGLWMLLLRTMHTEKGRQAWFGVNGVPIRYSIREHSLLSGLYCHSYPENYQSIGRLKFARKYFKVKKTKDGKEKGLQVTEADVKEKLQKMKFDGSGDRLRMAVLYFLATVLRGRSKAGYFIEYFLLQAVEDLEFCTEFPWGRYTFDDCMKEIFHVRDHFRDGIPEHAQWVFPGFINPLEILAFECIPVLRERFREPVPNCFDGCPRMCKWKFKRTGTTGFPLDMIYRTLGNTKEIISVLEPKGNEVDLLYEIMDEGTFEDLELIDDSDTLDIAVDSWNKILMEPGKKIFWPDLYEMDVRTREQQEEAGGEAGGEAGGEAGGEAGGEAGGEAGGEAGVQTGGEAGRESLRELELKLNKRMDDGFALRDETIRLLEARVKELEEEKIQRESWSFQEGEMYGDKEAEILGDKEGEMHGDKEGEIHGDKDGDETNKDGDKADKDGDDEPDKEGEDGDKADKDGDDEPDKEGEDGDEADKGDEAEKDGEKQIEAEADKGDEAEKDSEKQIEAEAEKDGEKHIEVEAEKLMQDTEDGDEQSTLQIMADTAERFEKAAAEKAVVDKTDEVVDDDALEKEGEVRVDDALENTASVGDSQDPAEMPKRVPKRSHLLRSPFTPN